In Phaseolus vulgaris cultivar G19833 chromosome 3, P. vulgaris v2.0, whole genome shotgun sequence, the sequence AATGATTGATGTCATCATGTCACTCCTCAGTTTGAATGCAACTGATTTTCTGGAGAGGTTGAGAGGACAGAGGCTGGTTTTTGTGGGGGATTCACTGAACAGGAACATGTGGGAGTCACTTGTATGCATTCTCCGTGAAAGTATCAGGAACAAGAAACGGGTATTTGAAATTTCGGGGAGAAGGGAATTTAAGAAGAAAGGTGTTTATTCTTTTAGATTTGAGGCGAGTTTCCTTCACTTGTTTGATATTTGTCTAGTGTGAATCTTGTAGCGCTATGGTGTCTTACTAGAATTTTTTGCGGTATTTTAGGATTATAATTGTTCGGTGGACTTAGTTGTTTCGCCATTTATCGTTCAAGAGTCAACTTTCAAGTCCAAAAATGGATCATTTGAGACATTAAGATTGGATTTGATGGACTGGACTACGACCAGGTATGAAGATGCTAATATCATAGTCTTCAACACAGGACATTGGTGGACCCATAATAAAACATCAAAAGGGTGAGTTCAATTCCCATACACCACATTTGTAATGTGAGATTGCTTTATCAATCAAATATTGTTATGCATTTCTTGCGTCATGTGCTCCTAATtagcactttttttttcattttgctgTCATCTGGTACTGCTACAGAGAAGATTATTATCAGGAAGGAAACCATGTACACGCAAGACTCAAGGTTCTGGATGCATACACCAGAGCCTTGACCACTTGGGCTAAATGGGTTGACCGAAAAATCAATGCCAATCAAACTCAGGTTTTCTTCCGGGGATACTCAGTCACCCACTTCTGGTATTGTTCTCTTTTACATAGCTTCCACAATTCAATTGTTTGTATAAGGACTTGCTACTGTTTCCTTACTTTTACTTGGATTCAAGAATTAATCGAAGCCTGTTTCTAACTGGAAATATGTGCTACTTAGGAAATACTTGTTTACCAAGGTCCTGTCTCATCTCATATCATCTATATTGATTATCAGATTTTTCACTTGGCCTCCACAATTATGTCTATGTAATAATGAACATGCAATAGTTCATTGTCGGAAAAATTGGATTATGCAGACATTTGGTAATTGATAGATCTGTTTGATCAGGAGATAAACAGAATGTTGTTGGTAGTTGAAAACTTGTTATCCTTAGACTCTCTAGTTGCTTTTTCTTTCCTATTAGGTAAAACCTCTTTAGGTAATGGctactttatttttatcattgcTGTTGGCTTAATTACCTAAGCAAGTTCCCCCTCACCCCTACTTCCTCCTTGCAGCATGGCGTGCACCTGCCTTTAGTATTGATACTCTAGTAAACTAATACAAAATACAATTAAGCAATTTTGCACCATTCTCACTGGGTTGAATTTTGTTCTTTGTTaagcaaatttaaatttacCTGCTATATGGTGTAAAATTGTGGTTATGATTTAAACTAACCACTAACCCTTATCATTTTAAATAACTACTGGCAATAAGACTAgcatttcatttttattttaaccaGAATCATATCTTGCTACAAAGACTGTTCCAAGGTCATGGTGACTTCAATGGTATATTTTAGCAATTTAGAGATTCATATGCATGTGTTATACCTTGAGTAAGTTCCAATACTCTGCAGGGGTGGCCAATGGAATTCAGGAGGACAGTGCCATAAAGAAACTGAGCCAATATTTAATGAAACTTACTTACAAAAGTATCCTTTAAAAATGAGGGCTCTAGAAAGTGTGATCCAACAAATGAAAACCCCAGTAGTATATATGAATATAAGTAGGCTTACAGATTACAGAAAAGATGGGCATCCTTCAGTATACAGAAAGGGGTATAAGAAATCAATGGATCAGAACTCTACTGCACTATTCGAAGACTGCAGCCATTGGTGCTTGCCTGGGGTACCGGATACTTGGAATGAATTGCTATATGTTTCTCTCTTAAAATATGGAACGGGAACTTGGAAAAGCTGAACAAATTTCCTCATTCATTCCACAAACCAGTTTCTTATTCTTTTTGCATAGTTATATTCAACATGTAGTTTTTTGTTGCATGCCTTTAGTGATAGTTTGATTACAATAAACAAGATAGCCAGGGAAGGAAATAGGATAGTAGATTGGCTTGCCAATTCTTCCCATGCTTCTGAGGTTCAACTCACTTTCTTTTCGGTGTTCGGTAAGTAAATGGATTTTGTATTTATGTATTTAGAATTTACAGGCACGTATCATAATACTTGGAATGATAcgaaatctttatgttttatttagttttatgtGAATCTCTCTGATACACCAGTTATAGAAAATAAAGAATCAAATTTATGTCAAagggtgattttttttatgatggttTAGGATTTGAGATTCTATTTGAGACACAATGACAAttctatttaaaaaacaaaaagg encodes:
- the LOC137806564 gene encoding protein trichome birefringence-like 2 isoform X2 — its product is MHVLFPVKRLAFSDPLLSHRRRLFRWFSLGVVASLLLLSLFILGNSLRVSKVAVFVPQLSTVAANSSLASRPFLPFNNTSHSSSSGSSTSNTSKSDEYKSSVKVIKEGSVVVVDGNGANHVLEETKSVRGLQNYSFSSYLLPESNKGKHEGDLVRENSLRNVTVTHNEKMQNGRPDGEYVKWRWQPYGCKIPSLNATDFLERLRGQRLVFVGDSLNRNMWESLVCILRESIRNKKRVFEISGRREFKKKGVYSFRFEDYNCSVDLVVSPFIVQESTFKSKNGSFETLRLDLMDWTTTRYEDANIIVFNTGHWWTHNKTSKGEDYYQEGNHVHARLKVLDAYTRALTTWAKWVDRKINANQTQVFFRGYSVTHFWGGQWNSGGQCHKETEPIFNETYLQKYPLKMRALESVIQQMKTPVVYMNISRLTDYRKDGHPSVYRKGYKKSMDQNSTALFEDCSHWCLPGVPDTWNELLYVSLLKYGTGTWKS
- the LOC137806564 gene encoding protein trichome birefringence-like 2 isoform X1, with protein sequence MHVLFPVKRLAFSDPLLSHRRRLFRWFSLGVVASLLLLSLFILGNSLRVSKVAVFVPQLSTVAANSSLASRPFLPFNNTSHSSSSGSSTSNTSKSDEYKSSVKVIKEGSVVVVDGNGANHVLEETKSVRGLQNYSFSSYLLPESNKGKHEGDLVRENSLRNVTVTHNEKMQVGLHEECDIFDGKWVKDGSKPYYPLGSCPHIDRDFNCHQNGRPDGEYVKWRWQPYGCKIPSLNATDFLERLRGQRLVFVGDSLNRNMWESLVCILRESIRNKKRVFEISGRREFKKKGVYSFRFEDYNCSVDLVVSPFIVQESTFKSKNGSFETLRLDLMDWTTTRYEDANIIVFNTGHWWTHNKTSKGEDYYQEGNHVHARLKVLDAYTRALTTWAKWVDRKINANQTQVFFRGYSVTHFWGGQWNSGGQCHKETEPIFNETYLQKYPLKMRALESVIQQMKTPVVYMNISRLTDYRKDGHPSVYRKGYKKSMDQNSTALFEDCSHWCLPGVPDTWNELLYVSLLKYGTGTWKS